In the genome of Luteitalea pratensis, the window TAATTCCGGGCAGCCGAATGACGACTACCTCGCGCCCGGCCTTGCGGCGGATCCTCTGAGGAGGGTGGTGCTGCCACTGCGGCAGCAACCTCCGCAGCGGTGCCACTGTCATCACCGCCCTGCCACTCGCTGGCGAGGTCCAAGACTCTGCGGGCTGTAGCGGCGATCCGGGCAAGCCGGTCGTAGTCACCCGCCGCCGCGGCCTCGGCCGCAACTGTTCGCAGCTCTTCTTCACAGCGTTTCAGGGCGGCGTACGTTCCCTCCATATCCCTGACCTTCATCTCAGCCATATAATACAACGAACGCCGAATACAGAACAGCGACTATACAGCGAAGGCGGAACGACCGGGCAGAGCCTTCGCTTCCCTGCGGCTCCGCAGGCGTTCCTTGGCATACGCGCAAACAGACGAAACGGACCATCCACCCTTGAGCTCCCACCCTCCTTAGCGTCGACGAAGTCGCGGAGTTCCTGCCCACATCCGGCGGCTGTCTAAGCGATGTTGGACCGCCGGCGGGGGTGGTGCGGCTCCTCTTCGATCGCTCCGCATTGCTAGGCTGGCTCGACCAGGAGCACACGCCGTCGGGAGAGGACGGAGCAACTCGCAGCGCAACGATGGGCCCGGGCGCGCGACCGGCCTTGCCGTGAGAAGGAAGCCCGGTGGGCCTATGAAGCGGCCAAGCATGTCATCGGGCGTCCACCGACCATGCTGGACATCGCGCCCCGGTTCCTCGACGATGAGGGTCGCTCTCCAGTAACGATCGGTCCGAACACGTTTAGCAGGTCACGACATTCTCAGTGATTCACGAACGTGCCTACCGGGAGAGCGTGTGACGTCTCGTCATCGTGGCTTGCCAGCGCTGGTGGCTCGTGTGATGGCCTGCAGTCGTTCCTGAACCTCGACCCCGATCACAGGGCCAAACAGTAGCCGTGTCGATGGCTTGGTCTCGAGATCCTCATGCAGCGTCATCATGTTGCGCCAGCGGACGCGCTGTCGCTTCCTGATCAACCCGATACCGTCCACCAGGTCATCGATCTTCCGAATGGCATCCAGCGAGAGCCCTCTGGCGTCCGGCACATAAAGGAACTCGCGCCCCTTCAACTGGAGGACGCCGGCCGTGGAGTCTCCCTGAAGCTGCGACAACGAGGCAGGCGGAACGGTGACCAGGTTCTGGCGAAGCGCCACCACCCCGGTCCACTCCATGAACGTGAGCGACTTCGAATCGATGTCCAGCCACTGCGAGGGTTCGCCGCTATACGACAGATAGAGCTCGTCTCGCGCTCTCGTCATCGCCACATACAGCTTGCATCCGTGCCGGAACTCTTCCTCCTTGGCTGTGCCGTCTGGTGGCAGCACGCCTTGGCTGCAATTCAGAATGACAACCATGTTGAACTCGTAATCCGTCACGCCAATGTCCCACATCTTCGCTTCCCAAGCGGACAATCCCGCCAGGAGTCGCTTGCGCGCGTCCTCCAGCAGGCCGATCCGTCGTCCCAGACGCTCGAGGGACAGATACCGTGACCGTTCTCCGTCCACGAGTGCGCTGCGTATCCAGTCGAACTCCTCGCGAACGTAGGTCTCGGCACAGATGCCCTGCGCCACCAGGCTGTCGTGGACAGGCCACAAGACGTTCGCGGAGTCGTTGTTCAGCCAGCAGCGGTAGTACTCGCGGAACACCTCGTCGATGTGCTCATTGAGCTTCCATGACACGTCGGCATAGTGCCTTGTGTTGTGCGGCTCGAACTCTGCAAGCAGTTCCTGGCAGAGTTGAAAGAACGACGACACCTTGATTCGGCATCGCACCGATTCATCCGGGGCGGCGGCATCCACCAGCCTCTGGATGAGGCCGGCAAGGCTTCGGTTCAGCGTCACGACGAGAACTTGGGCGTCACCTCTGGCTGTCGCCAACCGGACCGCGCGATGGATGGCTACGCACGTCTTCCCAGAGCCGGAGACACCGGACAGCTGCGCCGGGCCATTGAAGTCGGCGTTCACCACGGCGGCCTGCTCGGGATGCAAGAACAGCAGCCAGTCCATCTCGCCCGCGTTCCTGGCAAAGGATTGGAGCCACTTCTCGTGGTCGGGAGAGCCGACGCGGAGCGTTCGCATCTGATCTCCGTCCAACACCGCCAGCAGCTCGGTGCCCGAAAGATCGTCGATTTCCGTCACCACGCCGAGTTCAAGGTCCAGGCGGCTCTCTGCCGCCTGGCGATTGCCGCTGGCGAGCAGGCATAGAACGTCGTAGACGAGCACCCTGCGATCGATCGATTCGATTCCGCGGCATGCAGACTCGAGTTGTTCTGGCGTGGCGACCAATTCGAACGTCGCGAGCTTTCGCACTACGGTCGCTGGCACGCCCTCGAGAAGTCGGTCCACACGGTGATTCTCCATCCGCTCCAACAGCGGGGTGGACGCCGCAACAGGGGCCCTGCGAATGGGGTCATCGATGGACGGACTCTTGTAGACGGGTTCCCATGCCCCGTCTTGTCCCTTCCCGAGCGTCAGGCCTCCATGGGAATCGAGCCATCGGTCGGTATCGTCATGCGTGCCCGCAAAACAGAACGCCACGACCTTGTCGGTCTGCACGGTGACCAGTCGGTATCCGCCG includes:
- a CDS encoding 3'-5' exonuclease — encoded protein: MRRNVRPTRYWHLGRLQVDSSPLKDLPVTNNGESRIKHCVKYELGGGYRLVTVQTDKVVAFCFAGTHDDTDRWLDSHGGLTLGKGQDGAWEPVYKSPSIDDPIRRAPVAASTPLLERMENHRVDRLLEGVPATVVRKLATFELVATPEQLESACRGIESIDRRVLVYDVLCLLASGNRQAAESRLDLELGVVTEIDDLSGTELLAVLDGDQMRTLRVGSPDHEKWLQSFARNAGEMDWLLFLHPEQAAVVNADFNGPAQLSGVSGSGKTCVAIHRAVRLATARGDAQVLVVTLNRSLAGLIQRLVDAAAPDESVRCRIKVSSFFQLCQELLAEFEPHNTRHYADVSWKLNEHIDEVFREYYRCWLNNDSANVLWPVHDSLVAQGICAETYVREEFDWIRSALVDGERSRYLSLERLGRRIGLLEDARKRLLAGLSAWEAKMWDIGVTDYEFNMVVILNCSQGVLPPDGTAKEEEFRHGCKLYVAMTRARDELYLSYSGEPSQWLDIDSKSLTFMEWTGVVALRQNLVTVPPASLSQLQGDSTAGVLQLKGREFLYVPDARGLSLDAIRKIDDLVDGIGLIRKRQRVRWRNMMTLHEDLETKPSTRLLFGPVIGVEVQERLQAITRATSAGKPR